CATGGAGCCTGAAGCTCCGGTAATTAAAATAGTCTTTTTCATATGTCTATATTATAAAACTTTTTAGACTTTTGCAATAGGAATAAAAAAAAATATTCAAACTCCAATCTAAGCCCAAAACCGGGAATAAGTATAAGTCCTCTTGAAACAAAATAGAAAAAAAGATATAATCCGCTCTATAGTAATGGATGATTTTAAGGTAATTTCGTGGGAGGCTCTGGTTGAAGCAGCTCAGTCTGTTTTGACGGGTTCGGATTTTTTCCCCGAAGGAAAAGAAACAGCGATTAGTGTGGGCGGTTTTGACGGCCCCCATAAAGGCCATGATAAGCTTTTACGGCAGGTTTTAAACTATGCAGCCGAAAATGCCCTTGTTCCGGGGCTTGTTACTTTTTTCCGCTCGCCGGCAGCAGTAAAAAATAAGGCTTATTCGGGCGATGTTTCATCGCTCAGGCTAAGATTAAAAAAGTTTCAGGAATTAGGTTTTCATTTCATTGTACTTATTGACTTTTCCGCAAGTTTTGCTAAAATAGAGGGAACTGCGTTCTTTGATATTCTTATAAAGACTATCCGTATGAAGTATTTGGCTGTAGGCAGCGATTTTTTATGCGGATATCGCCGAGGATTGGGGGTTGACGATTTAAAAGAAATCGCCCCTCAGAAAGGCTTTTGCTTTGATTCCATCGATCCCGTAAATCGAGGCTCCCTTAAGATTAGCTCCAGTGCTATCAGGGAAGCTGTAAGTTTAGGGGATTTTTCCCTTGCAAAAGAACTTTTGGGTTATCCTTTTTTATTTGATTTCGTAAGTTTGCCGTGGGAGGTAAAGGACAAAAACAGCATTTTTGCTCCCAAAGCATATATATCGCAGATTCTTCCGCAAAGCGGGAAGTATAGGGTCTTGGTTCAAAAAACAGACAGACAAGAACAAGAAGCTCATTGCCTTATAAATGACGAGGGGCTGCTCTTGTGTTTTCCTGAAAAGGATTCAAAAGGTTTTGAGCTAAAAGACCTTAATAATTTTGACACTATAGAATTTATTTGTAAGGAGTAAGTAATGGCAGTTACTAAAGAACAAAAAGCATCGATTGTAAAAAAATTCGGTGCAAGCGAAAAAGACACAGGCGATGTAAAGGTGCAGATTGCCTTATTGACCGAAAAAATTAACCAGTTGACAAACCACTGCAAGGATCATCCTAAAGATGCAGGCAGCCGACGAGGTTTGATCAGCATGGTAGGTCATAGACGCAGTTTGCTTAAATACTACCGCAGAACAGACATTGAAGGTTATAGAACTATTCTTAAAGAACTTAACCTTAGAAAGTAGTTTGATAAGGTGCAGGGACAGGGAGGCTGAATTCTTGTCCTTGCGCCTTTATCTTTATTTATTGAGTTTTAAAATTAATGTAATTTTAAAGAAGAGATTTTCAAAGAGAAAAAATGATGAGAAAAAGAGTAACTTATAAAATCGGCGAACATGATTTAATTTTAGAAACCGGTTATTTGGCAAAACAGGCCAACGGTTCTATTTATGCGGAATATGCCGGTTCCGCAATTTTAGCTACAATCTGTGCCTCGGGACAGGCTCAGGAAGGTTTAGACTATGTCCCCCTAACGGTTGATTATAACGAAAAATATTATGCAGCCGGAAAAATCCCCGGAGGCTTTATAAAAAGAGAGGGTAGACCAAAGGATAAGGAAATCCTTGTTTCCCGTCTTATAGATAGGCCTATGCGCCCCTTGTTTAACAAAGAATTCGGACGGGAAATTCAGCTTGTTCCTACATGTATTTCAACGGATATGATAAACCCGCCCGACATCCTTGCAGTTATCGCGAGCTCTGCAGCCGTTCATATTTCGGATATACCCTTTGACGGCCCCGTTGCAGCGGCCCGTGTTGCCTATAAAAACGGCGAATACATTATAAACCCGACCTTTAGTCAAATTGAAACGGCCGATATGGAAATCGTAGTTGCCGGAACAAAAGAGGGCATTACGATGGTCGAAGGCGGTGCTAACGAGGTTTCCGAAGAGGTAATGCTCACAGCCTTGGAAAAAGCCCATGAAATGATCAAGGCTCTTTGCAAGATGCAGGAAGATTTACGCGAACTTGCCGGAAAAGAAAAACTTCCCCTCGTTCCCCTTGAAGCCGAGCTTGAAAATAAGCAGGCAATTTATGACGAAGCCTTCCCTCGTTTAAGCAAAACCCTCTATCTTTCAACAAAGATGGAACGCCGCGAAGAATCGGACAAGGTAAAAAAAGAATTGGCCGAAAAATATGCCGAACAGCTTGAAGACGAAATTCAGCTTAAACTTTTTAATGCCCTCTTTGAAGAGATGGAGTATAATATTTTAAGAACCAATATCTTGGACAAGGGCTTGAGGGTTGACGGAAGAGGCACTAAGGACATTCGTCCCATTACCTGCGAAATCGGAGTTCTTCCCCGTCCCCACGGTTCGGCAGTCTTCACACGAGGCGAGACCCAGTCCTTGGGTGTTGTAACTATAGGAACGGTCTTTGACGAACAAATATATGATGACATCGAAGGCGACAGAAGAGAAAACTTTATTCTTCACTATAACTTTCCGCCCTTCTCGGTAGGAGAGGTCGGAAGGCTCGGAACGGGCCGAAGAGAAATCGGGCACGGAAACCTTGCACACCGCTCCCTTTATCCGATGGTTCCCGAAAGGGAAAAATTCCCCTATACTGTACGTGTTGTTTCGGAGGTTTTGGAATCAAACGGTTCTTCTTCGATGGCTACCGTATGTTCGGGAACCCTTTCCATGCTCCACGCAGGCGTTCCCATGAAAAAGCCGGTTGCAGGTATTGCCATGGGGCTTATCACCGAAGGAAATGACCGCTATGCCATTCTTTCCGACATTCTTGGAGAAGAAGATCACTTAGGCGATATGGACTTTAAGGTTGCAGGTACGGCCGACGGAATTACGGGTTTCCAGATGGACATAAAGATTGCAGGTGTTTCGCCTGAAATTATGAAAAATGCCCTTGCACAGGCCAAAGAAGGAAGAATGCACATCCTCGGCATAATGAATCAGTGTATTTCCGCTCCCAATGCGGAACTTTCCCAATATGCTCCAAGGGTTGAGATGATGACAATACCCGAAGACAAGATAGGTGCTCTAATCGGCCCCGGCGGAAAGAATGTAAAAGCTATTTCGGATAAGTATAATGTAACAATCAATACCGAAAATGACGGTACTGTAACCATTTACGGCAAGGACGGAACTTCGGATCTTAAAGGCGCAAAGAGTATTGTTAAGGGAATCACAAGCGATCCCGAAGTCGGAATGATCTATGACGGAACCGTAAAAAAGATTATGGACTTCGGTGCCTTTGTCGAAATCCTTCCCGGAAAAGAAGGCCTTTGCCATATTTCAAAACTTTCACGCTCCAGAGTCGAAAAGGTTTCGGATGTGCTTAAAGAAGGACAGGAAATACCCGTTAAACTTTTGGAAATCGATAAGCTAGGAAGGCTCAACCTTTCTTATGTCGATGCTCTTGAAGAGCGTTCCAAATAAAAAGGAGCATGGAGCCGGTTGTTCGGCCCATGCTTTTAAATTTTGCGCATGGTGATTTTAGGAGATTGTAAATGGAAGTTTTTACAAAATTAAAAGAAGGTGCCCTTTTACCGGAATACAAAACGAGCGGATCTGCCGGAGCGGATTTGCGGGCCCTTATTGAAGAACCCATTATCTTAAAACCCATGCAAAGATGCTTAATTCCTACAGGCCTTTCAGTCGAATTACCTAAGGGAATTGAGCTTCAAGTGCGTCCCCGATCGGGGCTTGCCCTAAAACACGGCATTACCGTTTTAAACACTCCCGGCACTGTAGATTCGGACTACCGCGGAGAGCTCGCCGTTCTTTTAATAAATCTCGGAAATGAAGACTTTAAAATAGAAAACGGAGACCGTATCGCCCAAGCCGTTATTGCCCAAGCTATTCAGGCTGATTTTGTTCAAAAGGATGAGCTATCCAATACCGAACGCGGAGCAGGGGGCTACGGTTCTACAGGAATAGCATGATTAAAAAGAGCGTAGTTTATGAGAGGTCTGTCGTTTAATCATAAAACAATCTTTGTATATGTTTTTAAAGAACTCCTTTTATATTTTATAGTTTCTTTTTTGTTCTTCTTTTTTATTTTTTTTG
The DNA window shown above is from Treponema denticola and carries:
- a CDS encoding FAD synthetase family protein, whose product is MDDFKVISWEALVEAAQSVLTGSDFFPEGKETAISVGGFDGPHKGHDKLLRQVLNYAAENALVPGLVTFFRSPAAVKNKAYSGDVSSLRLRLKKFQELGFHFIVLIDFSASFAKIEGTAFFDILIKTIRMKYLAVGSDFLCGYRRGLGVDDLKEIAPQKGFCFDSIDPVNRGSLKISSSAIREAVSLGDFSLAKELLGYPFLFDFVSLPWEVKDKNSIFAPKAYISQILPQSGKYRVLVQKTDRQEQEAHCLINDEGLLLCFPEKDSKGFELKDLNNFDTIEFICKE
- the rpsO gene encoding 30S ribosomal protein S15 yields the protein MAVTKEQKASIVKKFGASEKDTGDVKVQIALLTEKINQLTNHCKDHPKDAGSRRGLISMVGHRRSLLKYYRRTDIEGYRTILKELNLRK
- the pnp gene encoding polyribonucleotide nucleotidyltransferase — translated: MRKRVTYKIGEHDLILETGYLAKQANGSIYAEYAGSAILATICASGQAQEGLDYVPLTVDYNEKYYAAGKIPGGFIKREGRPKDKEILVSRLIDRPMRPLFNKEFGREIQLVPTCISTDMINPPDILAVIASSAAVHISDIPFDGPVAAARVAYKNGEYIINPTFSQIETADMEIVVAGTKEGITMVEGGANEVSEEVMLTALEKAHEMIKALCKMQEDLRELAGKEKLPLVPLEAELENKQAIYDEAFPRLSKTLYLSTKMERREESDKVKKELAEKYAEQLEDEIQLKLFNALFEEMEYNILRTNILDKGLRVDGRGTKDIRPITCEIGVLPRPHGSAVFTRGETQSLGVVTIGTVFDEQIYDDIEGDRRENFILHYNFPPFSVGEVGRLGTGRREIGHGNLAHRSLYPMVPEREKFPYTVRVVSEVLESNGSSSMATVCSGTLSMLHAGVPMKKPVAGIAMGLITEGNDRYAILSDILGEEDHLGDMDFKVAGTADGITGFQMDIKIAGVSPEIMKNALAQAKEGRMHILGIMNQCISAPNAELSQYAPRVEMMTIPEDKIGALIGPGGKNVKAISDKYNVTINTENDGTVTIYGKDGTSDLKGAKSIVKGITSDPEVGMIYDGTVKKIMDFGAFVEILPGKEGLCHISKLSRSRVEKVSDVLKEGQEIPVKLLEIDKLGRLNLSYVDALEERSK
- the dut gene encoding dUTP diphosphatase, with product MEVFTKLKEGALLPEYKTSGSAGADLRALIEEPIILKPMQRCLIPTGLSVELPKGIELQVRPRSGLALKHGITVLNTPGTVDSDYRGELAVLLINLGNEDFKIENGDRIAQAVIAQAIQADFVQKDELSNTERGAGGYGSTGIA